A stretch of the Pan troglodytes isolate AG18354 chromosome 20, NHGRI_mPanTro3-v2.0_pri, whole genome shotgun sequence genome encodes the following:
- the PTGER1 gene encoding prostaglandin E2 receptor EP1 subtype, which translates to MSPCGPLNLSLAGEATTCAAPWVPNTSAVPPSGASPALPIFSMTLGAVSNLLALALLAQAAGRLRRRRSAATFLLFVASLLATDLAGHVIPGALVLRLYTAGRAPAGGACHFLGGCMVFFGLCPLLLGCGMAVERCVGVTRPLLHAARVSVARARLALAAVAAVALAVALLPLARVGRYELQYPGTWCFIGLGPPGGWRQALLAGLFASLGLVALLAALVCNTLSGLALLRARWRRRSRRPPPASGPDSRRRWGARGPRSASASSASASSASSIASASTFFGGSRSSGSARRARAHDVEMVGQLVGIMVVSCICWSPMLVLVALAVGGWSSTSLQRPLFLAVRLASWNQILDPWVYILLRQAVLRQLLRLLPPRAGAKGGPAGLGLTPSAWEASSLRSSRHSGLSHF; encoded by the exons ATGAGCCCTTGCGGGCCCCTCAACCTGAGCCTGGCGGGCGAGGCGACCACATGCGCGGCGCCCTGGGTCCCCAACACGTCGGCCGTGCCGCCGTCGGGCGCTTCGCCCGCGCTGCCCATCTTCTCCATGACGCTGGGCGCCGTGTCCAACCTGCTGGCGCTGGCGCTGCTGGCGCAGGCCGCCGGCCGCCTGCGACGCCGCCGCTCAGCCGCCACCTTCCTGCTGTTTGTGGCCAGCCTGCTGGCCACCGACCTGGCGGGCCACGTGATCCCGGGCGCGCTGGTGCTGCGTCTGTACACTGCGGGGCGCGCTCCGGCCGGCGGGGCCTGCCACTTCCTGGGCGGCTGCATGGTCTTCTTCGGCCTGTGCCCGCTGCTGCTGGGCTGTGGCATGGCCGTGGAGCGCTGCGTGGGCGTCACGCGGCCGCTGCTCCACGCCGCGCGGGTCTCGGTCGCCCGCGCGCGCCTGGCGCTGGCCGCGGTGGCCGCGGTGGCCTTGGCCGTGGCGCTGCTGCCGCTGGCGCGCGTGGGCCGCTATGAGCTGCAGTACCCGGGCACGTGGTGCTTCATCGGCCTGGGTCCCCCGGGCGGCTGGCGCCAGGCACTGCTTGCTGGCCTCTTCGCCAGCCTCGGCCTGGTCGCGCTCCTCGCCGCGCTGGTGTGCAACACGCTCAGCGGCCTGGCTCTGCTACGCGCCCGCTGGCGACGCCGCTCCCGACGGCCTCCCCCGGCCTCAGGCCCCGACAGCCGGCGTCGCTGGGGGGCGCGCGGACCCCGCTCGGCCTCCGCCTCGTCCGCCTCCGCCTCGTCCGCCTCGTCCATCGCTTCGGCCTCCACCTTCTTTGGCGGCTCTCGGAGCAGCGGCTCGGCACGCAGAGCTCGCGCCCACGACGTGGAGATGGTGGGCCAGCTTGTCGGTATCATGGTGGTGTCGTGCATCTGCTGGAGCCCAATGCTG GTGTTGGTGGCGCTGGCGGTCGGCGGCTGGAGCTCTACCTCCCTGCAGCGGCCACTGTTCCTGGCCGTGCGCCTTGCCTCCTGGAACCAGATCCTGGACCCTTGGGTGTACATCCTACTGCGCCAGGCCGTGCTGCGCCAACTGCTTCGCCTCCTGCCCCCGAGGGCCGGGGCCAAGGGCGGCCCCGCGGGGCTGGGCCTAACACCGAGCGCCTGGGAGGCCAGCTCGCTGCGCAGCTCCCGGCACAGCGGCCTCAGCCACTTCTAA